One part of the Leucoraja erinacea ecotype New England chromosome 17, Leri_hhj_1, whole genome shotgun sequence genome encodes these proteins:
- the LOC129705490 gene encoding 60S ribosomal protein L34-like yields the protein MEEAQERKVGFGMGRGVEMLSHREIWLVNANWCGRLQLLKMVQCLTYRRRLSYNTTSNKKRLSRTPGNHIVFLYTKKVGKAPKSACGICPGRLRGIRAVRPKVLMRLSKTKKHVSRAYGGSMCAKCVRDRIKRAFLIEEQKIVVKVLKAQAQSQKAK from the coding sequence atggaggaggcccaggagagaaaggtcggatttggaatgggaaggggagttgaaatgctgagccaccgggagatctggttggttaatgcgaactggtGCGGCCGGCTGCAGCTTTTAAAGATGGTTCAGTGCCTGACATACCGTCGCAGGTTATCCTACAACACCACGTCCAACAAGAAAAGGCTCTCCCGGACACCTGGAAACCACATTGTGTTCCTGTACACCAAGAAAGTTGGCAAAGCACCAAAGTCCGCATGTGGGATCTGCCCTGGAAGACTCCGTGGTATTCGGGCTGTTCGACCCAAGGTCCTCATGAGATTGTCAAAGACCAAGAAGCATGTTAGTAGAGCCTACGGCGGTTCAATGTGTGCCAAGTGTGTACGTGACAGGATTAAGCGTGCATTCCTTATTGAGGAACAGAAGATAGTGGTGAAGGTACTGAAGGCACAGGCACAGAGCCAGAAGGCAAAGTGA